A DNA window from Camelina sativa cultivar DH55 chromosome 17, Cs, whole genome shotgun sequence contains the following coding sequences:
- the LOC104758995 gene encoding AP-3 complex subunit mu isoform X2 encodes MLQCIFLLSDSGEVMLEKQLTGHRVDRSICAWFWDQSLSQGDSFKSLPVIASPTHYLFQIVRDGITFLACSQVEMPPLMAIELLDEMIDNGFPLTTEPSILREMIAPPNLVSKMLSVVTGNASNVSDTLPSGAGSCVPWRPTDPKYSSNEVYVDLVEEMDAIVNRDGELVKCEIYGEVQMNSQLTGFPDLTLSFANPSILEDMRFHPCVRFRPWESHQVLSFVPPDGEFKLMSYRVKKLKNTPVYVKPQITSDLGTCRVSVLVGIRSDPGKAIESITLSFQLPHCVSSADLSSNHGTVTILSNKTCTWTIGRIPKDKTPCLSGTLALETGLERLHVFPTFKLGFKIMGIALSGLRIEKLDLQTLPPRLYKGFRAQTRAGEFDVRL; translated from the exons ATGCTTCAATGTATATTTCTCCTCTCCGATTCTGG AGAGGTGATGCTGGAGAAGCAGCTTACAGGTCATCGCGTTGATCGATCCATATGTGCTTGGTTCTGGGATCAGTCTTTATCCCAAGGCGATTCCTTTAAG TCACTTCCAGTGATTGCTTCACCAACACATTACCTATTTCAAATCGTTCGTGACGGTATCACGTTCTTAGCTTGTAGTCAAGTTGAAATGCCACCTTTGATGGCAATCGAG CTTTTGGATGAGATGATCGATAATGGTTTCCCTCTCACAACAGAACCAAGCATCCTGAGAGAAATGATAGCTCCACCGAATCTAGTTAGCAAAATGTTGAGTGTTGTAACGGGAAATGCTTCCAATGTTAGTGACACACTCCCGAGTGGAGCTGGCTCTTGTGTTCCATGGCGACCGACAGATCCAAAGTACTCTAGCAACGAAGTTTATGTTGACCTCGTTGAAGAAATGGATGCAATTGTAAACAG GGATGGAGAGTTAGTAAAATGCGAGATTTATGGCGAAGTCCAAATGAATTCTCAGCTCACTGGTTTTCCAGATTTGACATTGTCGTTTGCAAATCCATCAATCCTCGAAGACATGAGGTTTCACCCGTGTGTACGCTTCAGACCGTGGGAATCTCATCAAGTTCTCTCCTTTGTTCCTCCAGATGGAGAGTTCAAGCTCATGAGTTACAG ggtgaagaagctgaagaacacACCTGTATATGTAAAACCTCAAATAACATCAGATTTGGGTACATGTCGAGTTAGCGTGCTAGTGGGAATCAGAAGTGACCCAGGAAAGGCGATTGAGTCGATAACCTTGAGTTTCCAGCTTCCTCATTGTGTTTCATCTGCAGATCTCTCGTCAAATCATGGAACTGTAACCATCCTCTCTAACAAG ACATGTACATGGACGATCGGGCGAATCCCAAAGGACAAGACTCCGTGTTTGTCCGGAACACTAGCGTTGGAAACGGGGTTAGAACGGCTTCATGTGTTTCCGACATTCAAACTCGGGTTTAAGATAATGGGTATTGCTTTATCTGGTCTAAGAATCGAGAAACTTGATCTTCAAACTCTCCCTCCTCGTCTGTACAAAGGGTTTCGTGCTCAGACACGCGCTGGTGAATTCGATGTCAGATTGTAG
- the LOC104758992 gene encoding putative pentatricopeptide repeat-containing protein At1g56570: MSITTKLARSNAFKPIPNFVRSSLRNACVESSQNTESSHPYKPKKHHILATNLIVSYFEKGLVEEARSLFDEMPERDVVAWTAMITGYASSNYNARAWECFQEMIRRGTSPNEFTLSSVLKSCRNMKVLAYGASVHGVVVKLGMEGSLYVDNALMNMYATCSVTMESACLIFRDIKVKNDVTWTTLITGFTHLGDGFGGLKMYKQMFLENADVTPYCITIAVRASASIDSVTTGKQIHASVIKRGFQSNLPVMNSILDLYCRCGYLPEAKRYFHEMVDRDLITWNTLISELERSDSSEALLMFQRFESQGFVPNCYTFTSLVAACANIAALNCGQQLHGRVYRRGFNKNVELANALIDMYAKCGDIPDSQRVFGEITERRNLVSWTSMMIGYGSHGCGEQAVELFDKMVCSGIRPDRIVFMAVLSACRHAGLVEKGLKYFKEMESEYGLTPDRDIYNCVVDLLGRAGKIGEAYELVEKMPFRPDESTWGAILGACKAHKHTGVISRMAARKVMELKPRMVGTYVMLSYIYAAEGQWVDFARVRKMMGNKKEAGMSWIQVENQVFSFAVSDKMCPNASSVYSVLGLLIEETKEAGYVPDLDSLVHDQEVGT, from the exons ATGAGCATCACGACGAAACTTGCACGCTCCAATGCGTTTAAACCAATCCCAAACTTTGTCAGAAGCTCCCTACGCAACGCCTGCGTCGAGTCAAGTCAAAACACAGAGTCGTCTCATCCTTATAAACCCAAGAAGCATCACATTTTAGCGACCAATCTAATCGTTTCATATTTCGAAAAAGGCTTAGTCGAAGAAGCACGCTcactgttcgacgaaatgcctgaaAGAGACGTAGTTGCCTGGACCGCAATGATCACCGGTTACGCTTCTTCCAACTACAACGCTCGCGCTTGGGAGTGTTTTCAAGAGATGATTAGGCGAGGAACGAGTCCGAACGAGTTCACACTCTCGAGCGTTCTGAAGTCTTGTAGAAACATGAAGGTTTTGGCTTATGGTGCTTCTGTTCATGGGGTTGTGGTTAAACTTGGTATGGAAGGTTCTCTGTATGTTGACAATGCTTTAATGAATATGTACGCTACTTGTTCTGTAACAATGGAGTCGGCTTGTTTGATTTTTCGGGATATTAAGGTGAAGAATGATGTTACATGGACTACTCTAATCACCGGGTTTACACATTTGGGTGATGGCTTTGGCGGTTTAAAGATGTATAAGCAGATGTTTCTG GAGAATGCAGATGTGACGCCTTACTGTATAACGATAGCAGTTAGAGCTTCAGCTTCGATTGATTCTGTTACAACCGGCAAGCAAATTCATGCATCAGTGATTAAACGCGGGTTTCAGTCTAACCTCCCGGTGATGAACTCTATACTGGACTTGTATTGCAGGTGTGGGTATTTACCAGAGGCGAAACGCTATTTCCATGAGATGGTAGATAGAGATCTGATCACATGGAACACTCTTATTTCTGAACTCGAGAGATCAGACAGCAGTGAAGCTCTGCTCATGTTTCAACGGTTTGAATCACAAGGCTTTGTGCCTAATTGTTACACTTTCACAAGCTTAGTTGCTGCTTGTGCTAATATAGCAGCGTTGAACTGTGGCCAGCAACTTCATGGAAGGGTTTATAGAAGAGGGTTTAACAAGAACGTTGAGTTAGCCAATGCTTTGATTGATATGTATGCTAAATGTGGTGACATACCTGACTCTCAGAGAGTATTTGGAGAAATCACAGAGAGGAGGAATCTTGTGTCTTGGACTTCGATGATGATTGGGTACGGATCACATGGTTGTGGAGAACAAGCTGTTGAGCTTTTTGACAAGATGGTTTGTTCAGGTATTAGACCCGACCGGATTGTGTTCATGGCGGTTTTGAGTGCGTGTCGCCATGCTGGTCTAGTGGAGAAAGGATTGAAGTACTTTAAAGAGATGGAAAGCGAGTATGGTCTTACTCCTGACCGAGATATTTACAACTGTGTTGTGGATTTGCTTGGAAGAGCTGGAAAGATAGGTGAGGCTTATGAATTGGTTGAGAAGATGCCGTTTAGGCCAGATGAATCCACGTGGGGAGCGATTCTTGGGGCTTGTAAAGCTCATAAGCACACGGGAGTGATAAGTAGAATGGCTGCAAGAAAAGTTATGGAATTGAAACCGAGAATGGTGGGTACTTATGTGATGCTTTCGTACATCTATGCAGCAGAAGGGCAGTGGGTTGATTTTGCGAGAGTGAGGAAGATGATGGGGAACAAAAAAGAAGCTGGTATGAGCTGGATCCAGGTCGAAAACCAGGTTTTTAGCTTCGCTGTGAGCGACAAAATGTGTCCTAATGCGAGTTCTGTGTATTCAGTCTTAGGTCTATTGATAGAAGAGACCAAAGAAGCTGGCTATGTTCCTGACTTAGACTCCTTAGTTCATGATCAAGAAGTCGGAACTTAA
- the LOC104758995 gene encoding AP-3 complex subunit mu isoform X3, with protein sequence MLQCIFLLSDSGEVMLEKQLTGHRVDRSICAWFWDQSLSQGDSFKLLDEMIDNGFPLTTEPSILREMIAPPNLVSKMLSVVTGNASNVSDTLPSGAGSCVPWRPTDPKYSSNEVYVDLVEEMDAIVNRDGELVKCEIYGEVQMNSQLTGFPDLTLSFANPSILEDMRFHPCVRFRPWESHQVLSFVPPDGEFKLMSYRVKKLKNTPVYVKPQITSDLGTCRVSVLVGIRSDPGKAIESITLSFQLPHCVSSADLSSNHGTVTILSNKTCTWTIGRIPKDKTPCLSGTLALETGLERLHVFPTFKLGFKIMGIALSGLRIEKLDLQTLPPRLYKGFRAQTRAGEFDVRL encoded by the exons ATGCTTCAATGTATATTTCTCCTCTCCGATTCTGG AGAGGTGATGCTGGAGAAGCAGCTTACAGGTCATCGCGTTGATCGATCCATATGTGCTTGGTTCTGGGATCAGTCTTTATCCCAAGGCGATTCCTTTAAG CTTTTGGATGAGATGATCGATAATGGTTTCCCTCTCACAACAGAACCAAGCATCCTGAGAGAAATGATAGCTCCACCGAATCTAGTTAGCAAAATGTTGAGTGTTGTAACGGGAAATGCTTCCAATGTTAGTGACACACTCCCGAGTGGAGCTGGCTCTTGTGTTCCATGGCGACCGACAGATCCAAAGTACTCTAGCAACGAAGTTTATGTTGACCTCGTTGAAGAAATGGATGCAATTGTAAACAG GGATGGAGAGTTAGTAAAATGCGAGATTTATGGCGAAGTCCAAATGAATTCTCAGCTCACTGGTTTTCCAGATTTGACATTGTCGTTTGCAAATCCATCAATCCTCGAAGACATGAGGTTTCACCCGTGTGTACGCTTCAGACCGTGGGAATCTCATCAAGTTCTCTCCTTTGTTCCTCCAGATGGAGAGTTCAAGCTCATGAGTTACAG ggtgaagaagctgaagaacacACCTGTATATGTAAAACCTCAAATAACATCAGATTTGGGTACATGTCGAGTTAGCGTGCTAGTGGGAATCAGAAGTGACCCAGGAAAGGCGATTGAGTCGATAACCTTGAGTTTCCAGCTTCCTCATTGTGTTTCATCTGCAGATCTCTCGTCAAATCATGGAACTGTAACCATCCTCTCTAACAAG ACATGTACATGGACGATCGGGCGAATCCCAAAGGACAAGACTCCGTGTTTGTCCGGAACACTAGCGTTGGAAACGGGGTTAGAACGGCTTCATGTGTTTCCGACATTCAAACTCGGGTTTAAGATAATGGGTATTGCTTTATCTGGTCTAAGAATCGAGAAACTTGATCTTCAAACTCTCCCTCCTCGTCTGTACAAAGGGTTTCGTGCTCAGACACGCGCTGGTGAATTCGATGTCAGATTGTAG
- the LOC104760085 gene encoding F-box/FBD/LRR-repeat protein At5g18770-like — protein sequence MEGGGVRSGDDRISLLPEDLMCNIVSFLRPKDAVRTSVLSSRWRNLWLKVSTLDLNVAHIRNYDACVSLIDMFHKYGSYLSTFKLTFDQDICGHNFSPLEPCLSRVLINQFSKLVCLRLSLVRLNGFESLEFPCLKIMNLSHVKFPSNDAATMLVPCSPVLEELVIRRALNTIAELDLRVCSKSLERLSLSLFYYADNKGGGTAAVIDAPRLKYLSLKASQHEIIRIINISPLATIGLDVLDFASTDDSCKFRERNSLYNLLTNVSSVGDMTISRETLMLIHHMRDFNPLPNFYDLSRLSVTMHSYEYQELLPFFLESCPNKETKLSRLLPCCLLSSFESVDIKSPITKKGTELKLVRYFLKNSATLKKLVLRLNQSYGEKQEFQQLLEYPRVN from the exons ATGG AAGGAGGAGGTGTCAGAAGCGGGGATGATAGGATAAGCTTATTACCTGAAGATTTGATGTGTAACATAGTAAGCTTTCTTAGGCCTAAAGATGCTGTTAGGACAAGTGTTTTGTCCTCTAGATGGAGAAATCTTTGGCTAAAAGTTTCTACATTGGACTTGAACGTCGCTCATATTCGAAACTACGATGCATGTGTGAGTTTAATCGATATGTTCCACAAGTACGGGTCATACTTGAGTACATTCAAGTTAACCTTTGATCAAGATATCTGTGGCCATAACTTTTCACCTTTGGAGCCATGTCTCAGTAGAGTGCTTATTAACCAATTCAGC AAATTGGTATGCTTAAGGCTAAGTTTGGTTAGGTTGAATGGTTTTGAGTCACTTGAGTTTCCTTGTCTCAAGATTATGAACTTATCTCATGTCAAGTTTCCCTCCAATGACGCTGCAACGATGCTAGTTCCATGCTCTCCGGTTCTCGAAGAGTTAGTAATACGTAGGGCATTAAATACTATAGCGGAGTTAGATTTACGCGTTTGCTCTAAGTCACTAGAGAGAttatctctctcactcttttaTTATGCTGATAATAAAGGCGGTGGAACCGCAGCTGTGATCGATGCTCCGAGACTCAAATATCTGAGCCTCAAAGCTAGCCAACACGAAATCATCAGAATAATCAATATCAGTCCTTTGGCCACGATTGGTCTTGATGTACTAGACTTTGCTTCGACTGATGATAGTTGTAAGTTTAGGGAAAGAAATAGCTTATATAATCTACTCACCAATGTCTCAAGTGTTGGAGATATGACCATCTCAAGGGAGACTCTTATG TTGATCCATCATATGAGGGACTTTAACCCATTGCCCAATTTTTATGACTTGTCTCGTTTGAGCGTTACTATGCACTCATATGAGTATCAGGAACTGTTGCCATTTTTTCTTGAGAGCTGCCCCA ATAAGGAAACAAAACTCTCCAGACTCTTACCTTGTTGTTTGTTATCTTCCTTTGAATCTGTTGATATCAAAAGCCCGATCACAAAGAAAGGAACTGAACTAAAACTAGTTAGATACTTTCTGAAGAACTCAGCAACACTGAAGAAGCTTGTGTTACGTTTGAATCAGTCTTATGGAGAGAAACAGGAGTTTCAACAACTGCTTGAATATCCACGTGTCAATTAG
- the LOC104758993 gene encoding uncharacterized protein LOC104758993 isoform X1, translating to MGLVTDEVRARAEKYTGDELCREKTKEFLKEVSMPNGLLPLKDIEEVGYDRQTGIVWLKQKKSITHKFEAISKLVSYATEVTAQVEVGKIKKLSGVKAKELLIWVTLNELVLEEPISSGKINFKTPTGLSRTFPVSAFIVPEVEKPAIEKNNVKEAVAVTDA from the coding sequence atgGGTTTGGTTACAGATGAAGTGAGAGCTAGGGCAGAGAAATACACAGGAGATGAGTTATGCCGTGAGAAGACAAAGGAGTTTCTCAAGGAAGTCTCTATGCCTAATGGGTTATTGCCATTGAAGGACATTGAAGAGGTCGGTTACGACAGACAGACAGGTATTGTGTGgttgaagcagaagaagagcaTCACCCACAAGTTTGAAGCTATTAGTAAACTTGTCTCTTACGCCACTGAGGTTACCGCCCAGGTGGAGGTCGGAAAGATCAAGAAGCTCAGCGGTGTTAAGGCCAAGGAGCTTCTTATCTGGGTCACTCTCAATGAGCTTGTCTTGGAGGAGCCGATTAGTTCAGGGAAGATCAATTTCAAGACACCGACCGGTCTGTCCAGGACTTTCCCAGTGTCTGCTTTTATTGTTCCTGAGGTTGAGAAGCCTGCAATTGAGAAGAACAATGTCAAAGAAGCTGTTGCAGTCACTGATGCTTAG
- the LOC104760086 gene encoding uncharacterized protein LOC104760086 translates to MQETFRCLIEDDDMDLVLKEENYMYALIEEKYGVKKVNIDRQLVRTNRGEGWCRVHRFMFESKRDLAIFLEKSVAMFLEMVAQDLTVRVIAEQYQHSLDTMKRKLDEVLSALLKLAADIVKPTRDDLTSVSPFLVNDSRYMPYFRDCIGALDGTHVPVRPSSGNVEPFRGQKAEATMNLLAICNFSMRFTYAYVGVPGRAHDTKVLTYCATQEASFPHPPPGKYYLVDSGYPTRSGYLGPHRRVRYHLDQFSRGGPPTNSRELFNRKHFGLRSIIERTFGVWKAKWRILDRKHPQYELNKWIKIVIATMALHNFIKDSKEDDIDFLHWEVVESYEHHGDENDGHVPYIPAGDRMMEDVHDSITMEMAEGTTLPY, encoded by the exons ATGCAG GAAACGTTCAGGTGTTTGATTGAGGATGATGACATGGATTTGGTATTAAAGGAGGAAAACTACATGTATGCTCTTATAGAAGAAAAGTATGGAGTGAAGAAAGTTAATATTGACAGACAACTAGTGAGGACAAACAGAGGTGAAGGATGGTGCCGTGTGCATCGGTTTATGTTCGAGTCTAAG AGGGATCTTGCCATATTTCTAGAAAAGAGTGTTGCGATGTTCTTAGAGATGGTTGCACAAGATCTAACTGTACGCGTCATAGCTGAGCAATATCAACATTCACTCGATACAATGAAGAGGAAGTTGGATGAGGTTTTAAGTGCTCTATTAAAACTTGCAGCAGATATAGTGAAACCTACAAGGGATGATTTGACAAGTGTTAGTCCTTTTCTAGTGAATGATAGCCGGTATATGCCTTATTTTAGAGACTGCATTGGTGCCCTTGATGGTACTCATGTGCCAGTTCGTCCTTCATCAGGGAATGTAGAGCCATTTAGAGGTCAAAAAGCAGAAGCAACAATGAATTTGCTTGCAATATGCAATTTCAGTATGAGATTTACTTATGCTTATGTTGGAGTTCCCGGGAGAGCACATGACACAAAAGTGCTAACATATTGTGCTACACAAGAAGCTTCTTTCCCTCATCCTCCGCCTGGAAAATACTATTTAGTGGACTCAGGGTATCCAACTAGAAGTGGTTACCTAGGCCCTCATCGTAGAGTTAGATATCACCTAGACCAGTTCAGCAGAGGAGGACCACCGACCAACAGTAGGGAGCTGTTTAACCGTAAACATTTTGGTCTGAGATCGATAATTGAGAGAACCTTTGGTGTTTGGAAGGCCAAATGGAGAATTCTTGACAGGAAGCACCCTCAGTATGAGCTGAATAAATGGATTAAGATTGTGATAGCAACAATGGCTCTCCATAATTTtatcaaagattcaaaagaGGATGATATTGATTTTTTACATTGGGAAGTGGTGGAATCATATGAACATCATGGTGATGAAAATGATGGACATGTTCCATACATACCTGCTGGTGATAGAATGATGGAAGATGTGCATGATTCTATCACTATGGAGATGGCAGAAGGAACTACACTTCCATATTAG
- the LOC104758995 gene encoding AP-3 complex subunit mu isoform X1, which produces MLQCIFLLSDSGEVMLEKQLTGHRVDRSICAWFWDQSLSQGDSFKSLPVIASPTHYLFQIVRDGITFLACSQVEMPPLMAIEFLCRVADVLSDYLGGVNEDLIKDNFIIVYELLDEMIDNGFPLTTEPSILREMIAPPNLVSKMLSVVTGNASNVSDTLPSGAGSCVPWRPTDPKYSSNEVYVDLVEEMDAIVNRDGELVKCEIYGEVQMNSQLTGFPDLTLSFANPSILEDMRFHPCVRFRPWESHQVLSFVPPDGEFKLMSYRVKKLKNTPVYVKPQITSDLGTCRVSVLVGIRSDPGKAIESITLSFQLPHCVSSADLSSNHGTVTILSNKTCTWTIGRIPKDKTPCLSGTLALETGLERLHVFPTFKLGFKIMGIALSGLRIEKLDLQTLPPRLYKGFRAQTRAGEFDVRL; this is translated from the exons ATGCTTCAATGTATATTTCTCCTCTCCGATTCTGG AGAGGTGATGCTGGAGAAGCAGCTTACAGGTCATCGCGTTGATCGATCCATATGTGCTTGGTTCTGGGATCAGTCTTTATCCCAAGGCGATTCCTTTAAG TCACTTCCAGTGATTGCTTCACCAACACATTACCTATTTCAAATCGTTCGTGACGGTATCACGTTCTTAGCTTGTAGTCAAGTTGAAATGCCACCTTTGATGGCAATCGAG TTCCTTTGCAGAGTTGCTGATGTTTTGTCTGATTACCTTGGTGGGGTAAATGAAGATCTCATTAAGGATAATTTCATCATTGTCTATGAG CTTTTGGATGAGATGATCGATAATGGTTTCCCTCTCACAACAGAACCAAGCATCCTGAGAGAAATGATAGCTCCACCGAATCTAGTTAGCAAAATGTTGAGTGTTGTAACGGGAAATGCTTCCAATGTTAGTGACACACTCCCGAGTGGAGCTGGCTCTTGTGTTCCATGGCGACCGACAGATCCAAAGTACTCTAGCAACGAAGTTTATGTTGACCTCGTTGAAGAAATGGATGCAATTGTAAACAG GGATGGAGAGTTAGTAAAATGCGAGATTTATGGCGAAGTCCAAATGAATTCTCAGCTCACTGGTTTTCCAGATTTGACATTGTCGTTTGCAAATCCATCAATCCTCGAAGACATGAGGTTTCACCCGTGTGTACGCTTCAGACCGTGGGAATCTCATCAAGTTCTCTCCTTTGTTCCTCCAGATGGAGAGTTCAAGCTCATGAGTTACAG ggtgaagaagctgaagaacacACCTGTATATGTAAAACCTCAAATAACATCAGATTTGGGTACATGTCGAGTTAGCGTGCTAGTGGGAATCAGAAGTGACCCAGGAAAGGCGATTGAGTCGATAACCTTGAGTTTCCAGCTTCCTCATTGTGTTTCATCTGCAGATCTCTCGTCAAATCATGGAACTGTAACCATCCTCTCTAACAAG ACATGTACATGGACGATCGGGCGAATCCCAAAGGACAAGACTCCGTGTTTGTCCGGAACACTAGCGTTGGAAACGGGGTTAGAACGGCTTCATGTGTTTCCGACATTCAAACTCGGGTTTAAGATAATGGGTATTGCTTTATCTGGTCTAAGAATCGAGAAACTTGATCTTCAAACTCTCCCTCCTCGTCTGTACAAAGGGTTTCGTGCTCAGACACGCGCTGGTGAATTCGATGTCAGATTGTAG
- the LOC104758993 gene encoding uncharacterized protein LOC104758993 isoform X2: protein MGLVTDEVRARAEKYTGDELCREKTKEFLKEVSMPNGLLPLKDIEEVGYDRQTGIVWLKQKKSITHKFEAISKLVSYATEVTAQVEVGKIKKLSGVKAKELLIWVTLNELVLEEPISSGKINFKTPTGLSRTFPVSAFIVPEVEKPAIEKNNVKEAVAVTDA from the exons atgGGTTTGGTTACAGATGAAGTGAGAGCTAGGGCAGAGAAATACACAGGAGATGAGTTATGCCGTGAGAAGACAAAGGAGTTTCTCAAGGAAGTCTCTATGCCTAATGGGTTATTGCCATTGAAGGACATTGAAGAGGTCGGTTACGACAGACAGACAGGTATTGTGTGgttgaagcagaagaagagcaTCACCCACAAGTTTGAAGCTATTAGTAAACTTGTCTCTTACGCCACTGAGGTTACCGCCCAGGTGGAGGTCGGAAAG ATCAAGAAGCTCAGCGGTGTTAAGGCCAAGGAGCTTCTTATCTGGGTCACTCTCAATGAGCTTGTCTTGGAGGAGCCGATTAGTTCAGGGAAGATCAATTTCAAGACACCGACCGGTCTGTCCAGGACTTTCCCAGTGTCTGCTTTTATTGTTCCTGAGGTTGAGAAGCCTGCAATTGAGAAGAACAATGTCAAAGAAGCTGTTGCAGTCACTGATGCTTAG